From Vitis vinifera cultivar Pinot Noir 40024 chromosome 14, ASM3070453v1, a single genomic window includes:
- the LOC100254189 gene encoding DNA (cytosine-5)-methyltransferase DRM2 → MDGNISGEESDSIDWNTDDELETQNLPPSSSSTLIIPGGEASIASGEASSSTGPSNSKLINHFMGMGFSEKMVVKAIEQDGEGNTDSILEYLLTYSALENCPQELENSPQAEPQVVSDNCSSDYDESFLDDFSDTDSCHENQENINSLSDKEKKLLFLADMGYTVEEASIAMDRCGPDSSVVELTDFISAAQISKAADADLGELSDEEKPRPKHLYKDYNKQKKRKFLDYRLWERKKQRGYEKKLRNEDDEPIRLPNPMVGFGVPAEPCPVFHRTLPEAAVGPPYFYYENVALAPKGVWSTISRFLYDVEPEFVDSKYFCATARKRGYIHNLPIQNRFPLLPLPPLTIYEALPLTRKWWPSWDTRTKLNCIQTCVGSAKLTDRIRKALEEWDGVPPMSVQKYVLDECRKWNLVWVGRNKLAPLEPDEVEMLLGFPRNHTRGGGISRTDRYKSLGNSFQVDTVAYHFSVLKDMFPGGITLLSLFSGIGGAEIALHRLGIPLKNVVAVEISETNRNILRSWWEQTNQRGTLVDIADVQQLNGDRLEQLIHTFGGFDLIVGGSPCNNLAGSNRVSRDGLEGKESALFYDYFRILDLVKCIMGRNQ, encoded by the exons GCAAGCTCATCAACAGGGCCTTCCAACTCCAAGTTGATAAACCATTTCATGGGGATGGGATTTTCTGAAAAAATGGTTGTAAAAGCAATAGAGCAAGATG GGGAAGGAAACACAGATTCCATATTGGAGTATCTCCTCACATACTCG GCTCTTGAGAACTGTCCTCAAGAACTTGAAAACTCCCCTCAAGCAGAGCCACAAGTTGTCTCTGATAACTGCTCTTCAGATTATGACGAGAGCTTTCTTGATGATTTCTCAGATACTGATAGTTGTCATGAAAATCAG GAAAATATAAATTCTTTGTCtgacaaggaaaagaaattgtTGTTCTTAGCGGACATGGGGTACACAGTAGAAGAAGCTTCGATTGCCATGGACAGATGTG GTCCTGACTCCTCAGTCGTGGAGCTAACAGATTTTATATCTGCTGCTCAAATATCAAAGGCAGCAGATGCTGATCTAGGAGAGCTATCTGATGAAGAAAAG CCAAGACCAAAGCATCTATACAAGGATTATAATAAGCAAAAGAAGAGGAAATTTCTTGACTATCGGTTGtgggaaaggaaaaaacagagaGGGTATGAAAAGAAACTCCGGAATGAGGATGATGAACCAATTCGCCTTCCAAATCCAATGGTTGGGTTTGGGGTCCCTGCTGAACCATGTCCTGTATTTCATAGAACACTTCCAGAGGCAGCGGTTGGGCCTCCTTacttttattatgaaaatgtgGCACTTGCTCCCAAAGGAGTTTGGAGTACTATCTCAAGATTCTTATATGATGTTGAACCGGAATTTGTTGATTCAAAGTATTTCTGTGCTACTGCAAGGAAAAGAGGCTATATTCAcaatcttccaattcaaaacaGATTTCCTCTTCTTCCGCTCCCTCCACTAACCATATACGAAGCTTTACCCTTAACCAGGAAATGGTGGCCATCATGGGACAcaagaacaaaattaaattgcATACAGACATGTGTTGGGAGTGCAAAGCTGACAGATAGGATCCGCAAGGCCCTTGAAGAGTGGGACGGTGTGCCACCTATGAGTGTCCAGAAGTATGTTCTTGACGAATGCAGGAAATGGAATTTGGTCTGGGTTGGAAGGAATAAATTGGCGCCTCTCGAACCTGATGAGGTAGAAATGCTGTTGGGGTTCCCAAGGAACCACACAAGGGGAGGTGGAATCAGTAGGACCGATAGATATAAATCACTTGGTAATTCATTCCAG GTTGACACAGTGGCCTACCATTTCTCGGTTTTGAAAGACATGTTCCCAGGTGGCATCACTCTCTTATCCCTTTTCTCTGGGATTGGGGGTGCAGAAATTGCTCTCCATCGGCTTGGTATCCCTCTAAAGAATGTTGTGGCAGTAGAGATTTCAGAGACAAACAGAAATATTCTCAGGAGCTGGTGGGAGCAAACAAATCAGAGGGGGACTCTGGTCGACATTGCAGATGTGCAGCAGTTGAACGGTGATCGGCTGGAGCAGCTGATTCACACATTTGGTGGATTTGATCTCATTGTTGGTGGGAGCCCCTGCAATAATCTTGCAGGCAGCAACCGGGTGAGCCGAGATGGACTTGAGGGTAAAGAATCTGCACTTTTCTATGACTATTTTCGAATTCTAGACCTGGTTAAGTGTATAATGGGTAGAAATCAGTAA